From the genome of Bactrocera oleae isolate idBacOlea1 chromosome 2, idBacOlea1, whole genome shotgun sequence, one region includes:
- the LOC106623855 gene encoding NACHT and WD repeat domain-containing protein 2 yields MDDRTIDSIFAGSLESLPPVSSKIVRIFTSSTFTDTTMERNTLMAKCYPRIKDYCREKHGLEFQVVDMRWGVRDEATDDHMTTELCMREIQNCQRLSMGPNFIVFLGQKYGYRPIPTYIVSSELQLICEELTSMGVDRALLDLWYKKDSNAVPPMSVLQPISSILINFNNKRVPKLQAEDQAVWWDTLNKMQKLLRKAAASLGASEKMDKECVHNYFMSVTEREVINGILDVKNTKNHCLAYVRYINNINLQNLKKASLFVDIINRSLDTESAKLLGDLRDVRLPNKIESSNMQKYTVEWIGREGLDIETHEEYLNHFISHFYKNIVKLVDRAMRKEDSSAQGQIVTEILQHLHACNNSVKVFYGREDNLEHIKRYMLGDSDKPLVLYGEGGCGKTSMLAKSASLVASEWFASKRPINVIRFLGTTPDSSALTPTLISICQQISYNYMLPFENIPDDLVPLTAHFKQLLTYASTNQPLTLYLDSVDQLTGTQDSNKVSWIPTRLPPHCKIIISCANEESNPTVSQEYYVLRKMIDIEENFIEVTALGEDLAMNVIKMWMKTACRDLNNYQWRLVANAISKCSLPIFVKLVFAEICRWRSYTKPQETHLANTVMDSIMMLFERIEKQHGRILVFHALAYITAAKSGLSESELEDLISLDDKVLDDVYQYHMPPVRRIPPLLWTRIRNDLPNYLSEREADGVNVMNWYHRQFRDTAKERYFKNMNMAMYFHSMIADYYLGIWGGGVPKPFRYTEIQRHRFGLTEKEGSADRKVPIQPLVFTSKDGSSKRYNLRKFGELPFHFVRSRRFKDLFEHVLFNYDWLHAKLSSCPLQAVLADFEDASANTDNKEAKRELMLVADALRLGGAILAVYPNMLAPQLIGRLLPEIGGNNNIKMLLRACDRSGPKDCSLIPVNHCLHTPGGPLKYSLEGHQFAVFAFCLTSDLRYMVSISTHFITFDLSTSDLTRDVNPGIEGIMQQLVLSPDNKWAAAYSNNNQTVLLNLLSSEFVVIDSPFEADDGPVSGLYLLNQSLYLTCKLRWAQFDMRGNLVGVYDIQGDVANWEILSMEFLRPTDYNVIFWSGSINETRLRLDSCRNEVFSEPLLLFSALVLNKSGKKIYACANEENYQVSVFSFEECDATNYIGWILEEQLPRFANDEKEMLLQLRLDQDDRMLLGTAGKGFVIWDFGKDGERLSEEAMYFALPHGVRNITTRIMQSNSIMVSSKMDYAVAGVRKNLYVWCLHTRQLAKVLDAHFGRIIQLEALTIGNWNNLVTSSIDRSVKVWNINNIFEKVHVIDRHELQIDNISLSEVDLGVTVTRSCVGVWDTRSGRLLAKLADSPLGAIVTHAEITPDGRYIISSETGKFLIWNRISEQVIYRDDQPGIQQITLMDYGYKVLTVSCPNINNKAAAAAAEAAAAAGEETNRLTAITTVRSVPEGNILFRFEYPIRMVPGLPFRQSVISADTAYFIVCTVDKANKDCLAVYSATNGTFVSKILLKGCGIKEVISLVPMPHKANQVAVISSEKGSIMDIKSKKHVRSIPKWGGSITKDGKSGLYAPTRGGLEMLELRKGTTVKTFIPKVAEGVFSVICLFTENDEYVCYYHSGRKTIRVFRSSDTEMIANYRLQAELTAIKSSKDGRCIVLGTVDGCMSVLAIVDPQKEEMFEYLNQLPSRDENWKAKLAKQKARVGFKAAIRVATISSRFDKSNKNVQGADNEAAELDEEGNPVVIAAGE; encoded by the exons ATGGATGATCGCACGATTGACTCGATTTTCGCGGGCTCTCTGGAGTCCCTGCCGCCAGTTAGTTCAAAAATTGTGCGCATTTTCACCAGTTCCACTTTCAcag ATACCACAATGGAGCGCAATACGCTGATGGCGAAGTGTTATCCACGCATTAAGGATTATTGTCGCGAAAAACATGGACTGGAGTTTCAG GTAGTCGATATGCGTTGGGGTGTTCGTGACGAAGCCACCGATGATCACATGACGACAGAATTATGTATGCGCGAAATACAAAATTGCCAACGGCTTTCGATGGGCCCGAATTTCATTGTGTTTTTGGGTCAGAAATATGGTTACCGTCCTATACCAACATATATAGTGTCGTCAGAATTGCAACTTATCTGCGAGGAACTGACATCAATGGGTGTGGATCGTGCCTTGCTCGATTTGTGGTACAAAAAGGATAGTAATGCCGTGCCACCTATGTCAGTACTACAGCCCATCTCATCGATTTTGATTAACTTTAATAACAAG CGTGTTCCCAAGTTACAAGCCGAGGATCAAGCCGTTTGGTGGGATACActtaataaaatgcaaaaactaTTACGAAAGGCTGCTGCTTCTTTGGGTGCCAGCGAAAAGATGGATAAGGAATGTGtgcataattattttatgtCTG TTACTGAGCGCGAGGTCATTAATGGCATATTGGACGTGAAGAATACAAAAAATCATTGCTTGGCTTATGTGCGCTAcatcaataatataaatttgcaaaatcTCAAGAAGGCATCACTCTTTGTGGATATTATAAATCGCAGTTTGGACACAGAATCGGCTAAATTGCTGGGCGATTTGCGTGATGTGCGCTTACCGAACAAGATTGAGTCGAGCAATATGCAAAA GTACACAGTCGAGTGGATCGGTCGCGAGGGTTTGGACATCGAAACGCACGAGGAATATCTCAATCATTTTATCTCGCATTTCTACAAGAATATTGTGAAATTGGTGGATCGCGCCATGCGCAAAGAAGACTCCAGTGCACAGGGGCAGATAGTGACTGAAATCCTACAGCATTTGCACGCTTGTAATAATTCGGTAAAGGTATTTTATGGGCGTGAAGATAATTTAGAACATATCAAGCGCTATATGCTGGGGGATTCAGATAAACCACTTGTCCTTTATGGCGAAGGAGGTTGTGGTAAGACATCGATGCTTGCAAAAAGCGCTTCGCTAGTGGCTAGCGAATGGTTTGCCAGTAAGCGACCAATTAATGTTATACGCTTCCTTGGTACCACGCCCGATTCAAGTGCGCTAACACCGACGCTAATTTCGATTTGTCAACAG ATCTCCTACAACTATATGCTACCATTCGAGAATATACCCGACGATCTTGTACCTTTAACGGCACATTTTAAGCAATTACTAACTTATGCTAGCACGAACCAGCCGCTCACCTTGTATCTTGACTCCGTCGATCAGCTAACAGGTACACAAGATTCGAATAAAGTGTCGTGGATTCCGACACGTTTGCCACCACACTGTAAG ATCATTATTTCATGCGCCAACGAGGAGTCAAACCCAACCGTCTCGCAGGAGTATTACGTGCTACGCAAAATGATCGATATCGAGGAGAATTTCATAGAGGTTACCGCGCTGGGAGAAGATCTCGCCATGAACGTTATAAAAATGTGGATGAAGACGGCTTGTCGTGATTTGAATAATTATCAGTGGCGTCTGGTCGCGAATGCCATAAGCAAATGTTCCTTACCGATCTTCGTGAAGTTGGTCTTTGCCGAAATTTGTCGCTGGCGTAGCTATACCAAGCCGCAAGAGACGCATCTCGCCAACACCGTTATGGATTCGATTATGATGCTGTTTGAACGCATAGAAAAACAGCATGGTCGCATTTTAGTTTTTCATGCATTGGCTTATATTACCGCCGCTAAGTCAGGTTTGTCCGAGAGCGAATTGGAAGATCTCATTTCGTTGGATGATAAAGTGTTGGATGATGTGTATCAGTATCATATGCCGCCAGTACGTCGTATACCGCCACTTTTGTGGACACGCATACGTAATGATTTGCCGAATTATTTGAGCGAACGCGAAGCGGACGGTGTGAATGTGATGAACTGGTATCATAGGCAATTCAGGGATACCGCTAAGGAGCGCTACTTTAAGAATATGAATATGGCGATGTATTTTCATTCGATGATTGCTGATTATTATTTGGGTATTTGGGGTGGTGGTGTGCCGAAGCCCTTCAGATATACAGAGATACAAAGACATCGTTTCGGTTTGACGGAGAAAGAGGGTTCGGCGGACAGGAAAGTGCCCATACAACCATTGGTTTTTACCAGCAAGGATGGTAGTTCGAAACGGTACAATTTGAGAAAG TTCGGCGAGTTACCTTTCCATTTCGTACGCTCACGTCGTTTTAAGGATCTCTTCGAACATGTGCTCTTCAATTACGACTGGCTACATGCCAAACTTTCAAGTTGCCCTCTACAAGCTGTATTGGCTGATTTTGAAGACGCCTCAGCGAATACGGATAATAAAGAAGCAAAACGTGAGCTGATGCTAGTGGCCGATGCTCTGCGGCTTGGTGGCGCTATACTCGCAGTCTATCCGAATATGTTGGCTCCGCAGTTGATTGGACGTTTGCTACCCGAAATCGGTggaaacaataatataaaaatgctgTTGCGTGCCTGCGATCGCTCGGGACCGAAAGACTGCTCACTCATACCGGTAAATCACTGTCTGCACACGCCAGGTGGTCCACTGAAA TACTCGCTGGAGGGTCATCAGTTTGCCGTTTTCGCTTTTTGTCTTACCAGCGATCTTCGTTATATGGTTTCCATCTCTACACATTTCATAACTTTCGATCTCTCAACATCTGATCTCACACGTGATGTGAATCCCGGTATTGAAGGTATCATGCAACAACTAGTATTGAGCCCGGACAATAAATGGGCTGCGGCGTACTCCAATAATAATCAGACCGTCTTGTTGAATTTGCTGTCGAGCGAGTTTGTTGTGATCGATAGTCCATTTGAGGCAGATGATGGACCAGTTAGTGGTCTGTATTTGTTAAATCAGAG CCTCTACTTAACTTGCAAGTTGCGTTGGGCTCAGTTTGACATGCGTGGCAATTTGGTTGGTGTATACGATATTCAAGGCGATGTTGCCAATTGGGAAATTTTGA GCATGGAGTTTTTACGTCCAACCGACTACAATGTAATTTTCTGGTCCGGTTCAATTAATGAGACACGTCTTCGCTTAGATTCCTGTCGCAACGAAGTCTTCTCTGAACCTTTGCTGCTTTTCAGCGCTCTGGTGTTGAATAAATCCGGCAAAAAGATTTATGCATGCGCCAATGAAGAGAATTATCAA GTTAGTGTCTTTAGTTTCGAAGAATGTGACGCCACGAACTACATTGGCTGGATACTGGAGGAGCAGTTGCCACGTTTTGCGAATGACGAAAAGGAAATGTTGTTGCAGCTGCGTTTGGATCAAGATGACCGCATGTTACTCGGTACTGCTGGTAAAGGATTCGTCATTTGGGATTTTGGCAAAGATGGCGAACGTCTTAGCGAAGAGGCAATGTACTTCGCGTTACCTCATGGTGTGCGCAACATTACAACACGTATTATGCAATCCAATTCGATAATGGTCAGCTCTAAAATGGATTATGCTGTGGCGGGCGTGCGTAAGAATCTCTACGTCTGGTGTTTGCACACGCGTCAACTGGCAAAGGTGCTCGACGCGCATTTTGGACGCATCATTCAACTAGAAGCGCTTACTATCGGCAATTGGAACAATTTGGTGACGTCATCCATAGATCGTTCGGTCAAAGTttggaatataaataatattttcgagaAGGTGCATGTAATTGATCGACACGAACTACAGATCGATAATATCAG TCTATCTGAAGTGGATTTGGGCGTGACGGTTACGCGCAGCTGCGTTGGGGTTTGGGATACACGTTCGGGACGTCTGCTAGCCAAACTGGCCGATAGTCCTTTGGGTGCTATTGTTACACACGCCGAAATTACACCCGACGGCCGTTATATTATTTCTTCAGAGACTGGCAAATTTCTTATATGGAATCGCATCTCCGAACAGGTGATCTATCGTGACGATCAACCGGGTATTCAACAGATAACGCTTATGGATTACGGTTATAAAGTATTAACGGTATCATGTCCGAATATCAATAACAAAGCAGCTGCGGCGGCGGCTGAGGCGGCTGCTGCAGCTGGTGAGGAAACTAATCGCCTAACGGCAATAACTACAGTGCGTTCAGTGCCAG AGGGTAATATACTCTTCCGCTTTGAGTATCCCATACGCATGGTGCCCGGCTTGCCATTTAGGCAATCGGTCATCTCAGCTGATACGGCTTATTTCATCGTTTGTACTGTGGATAAGGCGAACAAGGATTGTTTAGCGGTCTATAGTGCTACTAACGGAACATTTGTTTCGAAAATTCTGCTAAAAGGTTGTGGAATTAAG GAGGTGATTTCATTGGTGCCAATGCCACACAAGGCAAATCAAGTGGCTGTTATCAGCAGCGAAAAGGGTAGTATAATGGATATAAAAAGTAAGAAGCATGTGCGTTCCATACCCAAATGGGGTGGTTCCATAACAAAAGATGGCAAAAGTGGACTGTACGCGCCTACTAG AGGTGGCCTTGAGATGCTTGAACTACGTAAGGGCACCACAGTCAAAACATTCATACCAAAAGTGGCCGAGGGTGTGTTCTCTGTAATTTGTTTGTTCACCGAGAACGATGAATATGTTTGCTATTATCACAGTGGCCGCAAAACTATACGCGTCTTTCGTTCCTCGGACACCGAAATGATCGCCAACTATCGTTTACAGGCCGAGTTGACAGCGATTAAAAGCAGCAAGGATGGTCGTTGCATTGTCTTGGGCACTGTGGATGGCTGCATGTCCGTGCTGGCCATTGTCGATCCACAAAAGGAGGAAATGTTCGAGTATTTAAATCAATTGCCGTCGCGCGATGAAAACTGGAAGGCCAAATTAGCTAAGCAAAAGGCGCGCGTCGGCTTCAAGGCAGCCATACGTGTGGCGACGATTTCATCGCGTTTcgataaaagtaataaaaatgttcaagGCGCCGATAATGAAGCGGCTGAATTGGATGAAGAGGGTAATCCCGTGGTGATTGCTGCTGGGGAGTAG